From the genome of Uranotaenia lowii strain MFRU-FL chromosome 1, ASM2978415v1, whole genome shotgun sequence, one region includes:
- the LOC129739242 gene encoding mpv17-like protein 2, giving the protein MKRVLIHLRTWSRKAFSSKFLLYTNVGISLTLSGVGDIIEQHYEIYSGDMETWDRKRTRQMSISGFTVGIFCHHWYNFMDRRFPGRTVQTVLKKVLIDQTVASPINILIFFITLGFLRSASVDEAYREMSEKFVRLYTAEWVVWPPAQLINFYLLPTKYRVLYDNTISLGYDVYTSHVINHGSEAKS; this is encoded by the coding sequence atgaAAAGAGTGCTTATCCATTTGCGAACATGGTCTCGGAAGGCGTTCAGCAGTAAATTTTTACTTTACACAAATGTTGGAATTTCATTAACCCTTTCTGGGGTAGGTGACATAATTGAACAGCATTACGAAATCTACTCTGGTGATATGGAAACCTGGGATCGCAAAAGGACGCGACAGATGTCGATATCTGGTTTCACCGTGGGAATATTCTGTCATCACTGGTACAACTTCATGGATCGACGGTTTCCGGGACGCACTGTACAAACTGTGCTGAAAAAAGTGCTCATTGATCAAACCGTAGCGTCTCCGAtaaatattctgatttttttcatcactctGGGATTCTTACGGTCGGCATCCGTGGACGAAGCTTACCGGGAAATGAGCGAAAAATTTGTGCGGCTCTACACGGCTGAATGGGTAGTTTGGCCACCTGCTCAATTAATCAATTTCTATCTTCTGCCAACGAAATATCGGGTTCTGTATGATAATACGATTTCTCTAGGTTACGATGTGTATACCAGTCACGTAATTAATCATGGTTCGGAAGCTAAAAGTTGA
- the LOC129749779 gene encoding uncharacterized protein LOC129749779 translates to MKYTTIIENVCQPPGSHSKAGKLFKPSEIWTISSFLSRSPFLQTLSRCKIDSDTEFLSVSDDPQIHLLIDFNESKLARMTPELENKILDDSIVSLGVEVVVYQSNLRQFHCTG, encoded by the exons ATGAAATACACGACGATAATCGAGAATGTCTGCCAACCTCCCGGGAGTCACAGCAAAGCTGGGAAGCTGTTCAAGCCATCAGAAATTTGGACGATTTCCTCTTTCCTGTCCCGGTCCCCGTTTTTACAAACCCTATCCAGGTGTAAAAtcgattcagatacagaattcttGTCGGTTTCCGATGATCCGCAGATTCATCTGTTAATCGATTTCAATGAATCTAAGCTTGCTCGCATGACACCGGAACTCGAGAATAAAATTCTTGACGATTCGATCGTTTCGCTTGGTGTCGAAGTTGTTGTATATCAG agcAACCTGAGGCAATTTCACTGTACTGGATAA